One Fusarium poae strain DAOMC 252244 chromosome 4, whole genome shotgun sequence DNA window includes the following coding sequences:
- the GPI18 gene encoding ER membrane glycoprotein subunit of the GPI transamidase complex-like protein (TransMembrane:9 (i12-34o107-125i137-158o208-226i238-261o303-324i344-362o368-388i395-418o)~BUSCO:31071at5125~CAZy:GT76), translating to MNLFNYESRPILSLTTIFAAWKGFLLSIALGASIGPDYDTSTSLFFDIIHGASTPLATRLTRWDALYFMHDAVNGKVYEQEWAFGIGMPAAVRGICGLLGLRLWEPIVAIAISHVAHLSAVLALYQLTMVLCNDRKLAYLASVVHVLSPAGLFISAPYAESPFACMSFIGNLLYAISIKNNPDSLKRNISVIGAGLAYGISCTLRSNGLFGGVLFAVEAVKCLLALRDSFTVYKILRLIAPVIGGILVAVGFVMPQVLAWMRYCNGGGEQRSWCGQRIPSIYTFVQAEYWDVGFLKYLTPNQIPLFLLAAPMLTILLKSGTETIREPCRSLKAMTIGTDEQSRLLVRTLAAMQTLLAILAITNYHVQIISRLSSGYPVWYWWVASCLMDKQRQSLGYGVVVFITMYAAIQGGLFASFLPPA from the exons ATGAATCTCTTCAACTATGAATCCCGTCCAATCCTCTCTCTAACAACAATCTTCGCCGCCTGGAAAGGCTTCCTCCTCTCCATCGCTCTCGGAGCGTCCATAGGCCCAGACTACGACACATCAAcatctctcttcttcgaCATCATCCATGGCGCTTCAACGCCCCTAGCTACTCGTCTAACGAGATGGGACGCGCTGTATTTCATGCACGATGCAGTCAATGGAAAAGTTTATGAGCAGGAGTGGGCTTTTGGTATTGGTATGCCAGCTGCTGTGCGTGGCATATGCGGTTTACTAGGTCTTCGACTATGGGAACCTATTGTCGCCATTGCCATTTCGCACGTCGCGCATCTCAGTGCTGTTCTGGCACTTTATCAACTTACTATGGTTCTATGCAATGATCGCAAGTTGGCGTATTTGGCTTCGGTCGTGCATGTGCTTTCACCTGCTGGGTTATTCATATCAGCGCCTTATGCAGAGAGCCCCTTTGCATGCATGTCCTTTATCGGCAATCTTCTCTACGCAATCAGTATCAAGAACAATCCTGATTCACTAAAACGCAACATCTCTGTGATCGGGGCAGGTTTAGCGTATGGAATTTCGTGTACGCTTCGAAGCAATGGACTTTTTGGCGGTGTCTTGTTTGCTGTGGAGGCTGTCAAGTGCTTGTTAGCTCTTCGTGACAGCTTCACCGTTTACAAGATCCTGAGACTAATTGCGCCTGTCATCGGTGGTATTCTAGTCGCTGTTGGTTTTGTCATGCCCCAAGTTCTGGCTTGGATGAGATATTGCAATGGCGGTGGAGAGCAAAGATCTTGGTGCGGGCAACGAATCCCAAGTATCTACACCTTCGTCCAGGCAGAATACTG GGACGTTGGCTTTCTCAAATACTTGACTCCTAACCAAATTCCACTTTTCCTTCTCGCAGCACCCATGCTCACAATTCTTCTCAAGTCAGGAACAGAGACCATACGCGAGCCTTGTCGAAGTCTCAAGGCCATGACGATAGGCACAGATGAACAGTCCCGATTGCTTGTGCGGACTCTCGCTGCCATGCAAACGCTGCTTGCCATCTTGGCCATCACCAACTACCACGTTCAAATCATCAGCCGTTTATCGTCAGGATATCCTGTCTGGTACTGGTGGGTAGCTTCATGTCTTATGGATAAGCAGAGACAAAGTTTGGGATATGGGGTGGTTGTGTTTATTACCATGTATGCCGCTATCCAAGGCGGACTCTTTGCGTCGTTTTTGCCGCCTGCCTAG